A window of Bacteroidota bacterium contains these coding sequences:
- a CDS encoding glycosyltransferase family 2 protein, which yields MILGKKLVIVLPAYNAELTLRRTYDEIPFDIVDEVVLVDDASKDRTSELAREIGINHVIRHEKNRGYGGNQKTCYNKAVSLGADIVIMLHPDYQYTPKLIHSMAYLIANEVYPVVLGSRILGKGALRGGMPMYKYIFNRCLTFAQNVLINQKLSEYHTGYRAFSGEVLKKLNLDANSDDFVFDNQMLSQVVYAGYEIAEITCPTKYFEEASSINFRRSLKYGFGCLGVSLKHRLNKWGMMKSEMYKTI from the coding sequence ATGATTTTAGGTAAGAAACTGGTAATTGTGCTCCCGGCCTATAATGCCGAACTCACCCTGCGCCGCACGTATGACGAAATTCCGTTTGATATTGTGGATGAAGTGGTGCTTGTGGATGATGCCAGTAAAGACCGGACTTCAGAGCTGGCCCGCGAAATCGGCATCAATCATGTCATCCGTCACGAAAAAAACCGTGGCTACGGCGGCAACCAGAAAACCTGCTACAACAAAGCCGTTTCATTGGGTGCAGACATTGTTATTATGCTGCATCCCGACTATCAATATACGCCCAAGCTCATTCACTCCATGGCTTATCTTATTGCCAATGAGGTGTATCCTGTTGTACTTGGCTCGCGTATTTTGGGCAAAGGTGCTTTGCGCGGCGGAATGCCCATGTATAAGTACATTTTTAACCGCTGCCTCACGTTTGCGCAAAACGTACTTATTAATCAGAAGCTTTCGGAATACCACACCGGCTACCGTGCCTTTTCGGGCGAGGTGCTGAAGAAACTCAATCTCGACGCCAATTCCGACGATTTTGTGTTCGATAACCAGATGCTTTCGCAGGTGGTGTATGCAGGTTATGAAATTGCCGAGATTACCTGTCCAACCAAGTATTTTGAGGAAGCCTCCTCCATTAATTTCCGCCGAAGCCTGAAATATGGTTTTGGTTGTCTGGGCGTATCGCTCAAACACCGGCTGAACAAGTGGGGAATGATGAAATCGGAAATGTACAAGACTATTTAA
- the uvrB gene encoding excinuclease ABC subunit UvrB, whose protein sequence is MNFKLISEYKPTGDQPEAIRQLAEGINNGTPCQTLLGVTGSGKTFTIANVIQQVQRPTLILSHNKTLAAQLYSEFRSFFPDNAVEYFVSYYDYYQPEAYIASSDTYIEKDLSINEEIEKLRLSTTSALLSGRRDVVVISSVSCIYGIGNPDEFSQNVIKIKKGQTISRNKFLHQLVGSLYSRTEGDFFRGNFRVKGDTVDVYLAYADYAVRVYFWGDEIEEIESFETSTGRVIEKFEDMNIYPANIFVTSQDTMKGAIRSIQDDLVKQVEYFKSIGKNLEAKRLEDRVTYDMEMMRELGYCSGIENYSRYFDGRATGSRPFCLLDYFPDDFLMVIDESHVTVGQIRAMYGGDRSRKEALVEFGFRLPAAMDNRPLKFDEFETMIPQLICVSATPAEYELQKSEGVVVEQLIRPTGLLDPIIEVRPSDKQVDDLLDEIEKVVARDERVLVTTLTKRMAEELTKYFINLGIRSRYIHSDVDTLERVEIMTDLRKGMFDVLVGINLLREGLDLPEVSLVAIMDADKEGFLRSERSLVQTVGRAARNVNGRVIMYADRITDSMQKTIDETERRRKKQIEYNFEHGITPTQIVKDKDSLAMVLEKTRGKNDKRKAAEKEGPKPYIEPETTSTLAAEPVVLYMTNEQLEKAIGKTRRAMETAAKEMDFMEAARLRDEMFALERALKERSQK, encoded by the coding sequence ATGAATTTTAAGCTCATTTCTGAATACAAGCCCACCGGCGATCAGCCTGAAGCCATCAGGCAGCTTGCCGAAGGGATAAACAACGGTACTCCCTGCCAAACCCTGCTTGGTGTTACCGGCTCGGGCAAAACGTTTACCATTGCCAATGTAATTCAGCAGGTGCAGCGCCCCACGCTTATTCTCAGCCACAATAAAACACTGGCCGCCCAGCTTTACAGCGAATTCAGGTCTTTTTTCCCGGATAATGCGGTGGAATACTTCGTTTCCTATTACGACTATTACCAGCCCGAAGCCTACATTGCTTCTTCCGATACATACATTGAAAAAGACCTTTCCATAAACGAAGAAATTGAAAAGCTGCGCCTTTCTACCACCTCTGCCCTGCTCTCCGGACGCAGGGATGTAGTGGTGATTTCGTCGGTTTCCTGCATTTATGGTATTGGCAATCCCGATGAGTTCTCGCAAAACGTAATCAAAATAAAAAAAGGACAGACCATAAGCCGCAATAAATTTCTGCATCAGCTTGTGGGGTCCCTGTATTCACGCACGGAAGGCGATTTTTTCAGGGGAAACTTCAGGGTGAAGGGCGATACGGTGGATGTGTATCTGGCTTATGCCGATTATGCTGTACGTGTGTATTTCTGGGGCGATGAAATTGAGGAAATTGAATCGTTTGAAACTTCTACCGGACGGGTAATTGAGAAGTTTGAAGACATGAATATTTATCCTGCAAATATTTTTGTGACTTCGCAGGATACCATGAAAGGCGCAATCCGCAGCATTCAGGACGATCTGGTGAAGCAGGTGGAATACTTCAAATCAATAGGCAAAAACCTGGAAGCCAAGCGCCTCGAAGACCGCGTAACCTATGATATGGAAATGATGCGCGAACTGGGTTACTGTTCGGGAATCGAAAACTACTCGCGCTATTTCGACGGACGCGCAACCGGTTCCCGACCGTTTTGCCTGCTTGATTATTTCCCCGATGATTTCCTGATGGTAATTGACGAAAGCCATGTTACCGTTGGGCAGATACGCGCCATGTACGGCGGCGACCGCTCACGCAAGGAGGCGCTGGTGGAATTTGGTTTCCGCCTGCCGGCTGCCATGGATAACCGTCCGCTGAAATTTGATGAGTTTGAAACCATGATTCCGCAGCTTATCTGTGTAAGCGCCACTCCGGCGGAATATGAGCTTCAAAAATCGGAAGGCGTGGTGGTGGAACAGCTTATTCGCCCCACCGGTTTGCTGGATCCGATTATTGAAGTGCGGCCGAGCGATAAACAGGTGGACGATTTGCTGGATGAAATTGAAAAAGTGGTGGCGCGCGATGAGCGCGTACTGGTAACCACGCTTACCAAACGCATGGCCGAGGAATTGACCAAGTACTTCATCAACCTCGGCATTCGCAGCCGGTACATACACTCCGACGTGGATACGCTGGAACGGGTGGAAATTATGACCGACCTGCGCAAAGGCATGTTTGATGTGCTGGTAGGCATTAACCTGCTGCGCGAAGGACTTGATTTGCCCGAAGTATCGCTGGTGGCTATTATGGATGCCGACAAGGAAGGCTTTCTGCGCTCCGAACGCTCGCTGGTGCAAACCGTGGGGCGCGCGGCGCGTAACGTAAACGGCCGGGTAATTATGTATGCCGACAGAATTACCGACTCGATGCAAAAGACCATTGATGAAACCGAGCGTCGTCGTAAAAAGCAGATTGAATACAACTTTGAGCACGGCATTACGCCTACGCAAATTGTAAAAGACAAAGATTCGCTGGCCATGGTGCTCGAAAAAACGCGCGGTAAAAACGACAAACGCAAAGCGGCAGAAAAAGAAGGACCAAAACCGTATATCGAACCCGAAACCACTTCGACACTTGCCGCCGAGCCCGTGGTGCTTTACATGACCAACGAGCAGCTTGAAAAAGCCATTGGCAAAACACGCCGTGCCATGGAAACCGCCGCTAAGGAAATGGACTTTATGGAAGCCGCCCGCCTGCGCGATGAAATGTTTGCATTGGAACGGGCCCTGAAAGAACGTTCGCAGAAGTAA